The nucleotide window CCTCGGCAAGCCTACTCCGAAACACCTCTTTACCCAGAATGGCCAGATTTATTATCACCGTTCCTCTCCGGAGGGCCAGATCAAAGGTCATGGCATAGGTCATGCGGTCAATCTTAGAGGACATATACCCAAGACGCTGAATGATATTCCCGCTTTCCAGATACTGGATACCCTTCGCTGTTATGGTACGTCCCTGCTTCCCCACCGGTTCTGTGTACCCCGCCTCATCACATTTTTGAAGGTACAAACGGACGGTACGCTCACTAATTTCTTCCCCTTGAGATGTCAGAACCTCGGCGATTTGACTTCCCGTAAGGGGCCGTTGAAGTTTATGGAGGACCTGCAAAATACTTTCTATTTTCGTTTTATTACTACCATTCATGCGAACTACCATATAAAAGATGCATCTTATTACGCAAGGGCCTCAGCGCTTCTTTTTTCATTTTGTAGAACCTTTAGTTACATTAAAAACACCGTTGACAAAAATGGATTATGGCAAGATAATACCAATTATATGGCAATATAATGCCATAAAAATCCTCTCTCGCAAAGAATAAGAACCATGGTGCGGCACAGGGAGGAGAGTGATAGACCAGGAGGGAACAAGAATGATTGAATGGCCAAAATCGAACGATGTCCTCGGGACAGTAAATCGGGGTACCCCTGCAGAATCAGGGCTCTGTACCCTCTGTCGGGCCGATTGTAAAGGGAAGTGTGAAACCTGGCTTTCCAGCCTCGTGGGCCGAAAGCTTTTGTATCCCCGGGATTATGGATTAACCACAGCCGGGGCAAACCACGTCACTGCCTTAGGGGTGGGTTACCATTCCCTGCGAATTCAGGGGTACCTGTATGGAACTAAGGGAATGCCCTCGGGACTTTCCAAAACCGCCGACGATGCGATTTTCCCGAACGTAAATATTGAAACCTCCTTTGGGAACGAGATTAAGACCAAATGCCGCATGCCCATCATGACGGGAGCCCTGGGTTCCACCTTTATTGCCGCCGATTACTGGGATTCCTTTGCGGTAGGGTCCGCCCTGGTGGGGATCCCCATTGTGGTAGGCGAGAACGTGGTGGGAATCGATAAAAAGGCGGTCATAGAAAATGGCAAGATCAAGGTAGCCCCTGAACTTGACCGACGAATAAACATCTACAAGCGATACTATCAGGGCTATGGGGCCATCATCATCCAGATGAACGTGGAAGACACCCGCAACGGGGTAGCCCAATATGTCATCGAAAAATACGGGAACGACGCTATCATCGAACTGAAATGGGGACAGGGAGCCAAAGACATCGGCGGGGAAATTCAGGTAAAGGACATTGAATATGCCCGGTTCCTCAAAGATCGGGGGTATATCGTCGATCCCGATCCGTATGATCCGGTGGTAGTAAAGGCCTACGAGAGTCGGGCGATTAAATCCTTTGCTCGCCACAGCCGGCTAGGATATACCGACCAGAACAATCCCGAACAGGTACGGGAAGCCTTTATGGAAGCGGTGGCTTACCTCCGAAAAATCGGCTTTAAGCGCATCTCCCTTAAAACCGGCGCCTACGGCATGGAAGCCCTGGCCATGGCGATTAAGTTCGCCACCGACGCAAAACTCGATCTCCTTACCATCGATGGTTCCGGTGGCGGTACTGGCATGAGCCCCTGGAACATGATGCAACACTGGGGAATACCTTCCATCATCCTTCATGCCAAGGCCTATGAATACTGTGCTATCCTTGCCCAGGCGGGACACAAAGTGCCGGATATCGCCTTTGCCGGCGGCTTTGCCCGGGAAGACCACCTCTTTAAAGCCCTTGCTCTGGGAGCGCCATTCACCAAGATGGTCTGTATGGGTCGGGCCATGATGATCCCCGGATTCCTGGGAACCAATATCCAGGGAGTCTTCCAGCCCGAACGGCGGGCAGAAATCAAGGGGCACTGGGAAGAACTGCCCGAATCGGTAAAACTCGTCGGTCAGTACCCCGAAGAAATTTTCGCCGGCTGGGAAGCCGTAAAGAACATCGTAGGGGCCGAAGAAATGAAGAACATCCCCTATGGCGCCATTGCCATGTATGGCTATGCGGACAAACTCGCCTGCGGTCTCCAGCAGCTTATGGCGGGGGCCCGAAAATTCAACCTGGCATCCATCAGCCGGGACGACATCGTAGCGGCTAACCGCGAAACCGCCGATGAAACAGGGATCACCTACATGGCGGACGCCCAGGATGAAGCGGCCCGGAGAATATTGAAAGGCTAATCTTTCCTTAAAAGAAACAGCCCCGGCCCTTTCCTGGAGCCGGGGCACCTATCCACAGCGGTACAAGATACCGGTTCTTACACTTTCTTTATTTCGTTGATTTGCTATAATTCTTATATGAAAGCAAATCTCCACTTTCATTCCCGCTTTTCCGATGGTACCCAGTGGCCTTCCGAAATTGTACAGCGAGCCTATGGGGCAGGCAAAGGTCGCTATGAACTTCTTGCCCTCACCGATCACGACACCTTTGGGGGTGTTCCCGAGTTTCTTAAGGCCTGCGCCGCCTATGACATCCAGGGCATCCCCGCCGTGGAAATCGACGTGGTAGACCCACACATCAATTATAAAAGCGAACTCCTGGCATACTTTCCTCAGGGACACTACCAACAAACGGCACAACTCTTACACCACATCTGTCAGGAACGGCAGGCCTACGTACGGGCATCCCTCCTTAAAGCACAACATCACTTTGTTCGCAAGGATCTTCGCTTTGAACACCTCCTCTCAATAAAACAGCGGGGCCGGCCAGAAGTCCCCGCTGAGTTTTTTTCTTTTAATAAGGTGGATCTCTATTACTATTTTAAGAATGCGGGGGTTATTCCCGCCGACATTGAGTATCGGGCCTTTAAAAAGGCCTATCTTGATTCTCGCTTGATCGCAGGGCCATCCTATCCCAAACCCACGTGCACAGAAGTTATTGAGCAGGTGCACCGAGACGGGGGTTTCGTGGTTCTTCCCCACATAGGCCACGAATTTGAAGATTCCTGGGAAATTCTAAAAAAAGATCAAAAACGCTTTCTTGATATGCTTTCGTATTTTAAAAACCTGGGGATTGATGGGATTGAACTCTATTGGTATCGAAACGGGGACACTAAAGAAATCAATTCCTTTGTAGAAAAAGTCGCCCCCAATTTTGGTTTTTTCCTTACCTATGGGTCGGATTGTCATGGCCCTGATTCAGGGAAAGATACGCTCTTACTTTTTTCGGGCAATTTCCGGGGCTGGCCTGCTCCCCGCATCTCCGCATAGCTACAAAAATATATTTTCTGTTTTGTTCGACCCCTTCACCCTTGACATATTCGATAAAAAAATATATATAAAAGAATATCATTATGGAACAGAAAAAACATACCATTGTCATCTGTATGGGCAGTTCCTGTTTTTCCCGGGGCAATTCGCTGAACGCAGAACTTATTCAGCGAATGATAGAACAGGGGACCATTCGAGCGGAACTGCAGGATGCAACGGTTCAGGGAAAACTCTGTGAAGGGCTTTGTAAAGAGGGGCCTATCGTGATTATCGATGGGGTTGTGTATCGGCAGGTAACCCCTACCGTCTTACAGGACCTGTTACGAGGCTCAGAATAAACCAATAGGATTGCGGTTAAAAGCGATCCCTTTGGTTATTCACTTGTTTGTGTGGGGCAAAGAGGCACTATGGATATATTGAATCCTGTCTATACCGAAAAGGCCGAATGCCAGGATTGCTATAAATGCGTTCGGGAATGCACAGTAAAGGCCATAAAAGTAGAAGGGGGCCGGGCCACAATTATCAAGGACCTCTGTGTCCTCTGTGGGCACTGCGTAGAGGTATGTCCCGTCGGTGCGAAACGGGTCCGAAACGACCTTCCTCGCCTTGAGTATCTGCTCCAGAGCGGCAAACGGGTAATCGCTTCCCTTGCACCTTCCTTTGTTACTGAATTCCCCGAGTACACCCCAGCCCAACTTGTGGCAGCCCTCAAAAAACTCGGTTTCTGGGGGGTCTCAGAAACGGCCCGCGGAGCAGATCTGGTGGCCCGACAGATGGTAACCTTATTGGAACAGACCCAAAGAGAAAAAAACTCTGGAGCCCCACCAATTCTTATTTCCTCTGCCTGTCCAACGGTGGTGGAATACATTCAGAAATACCGTCCTTCCTATGCGCCCTCTATTGCCCGGTGTGATTCTCCTCTTCTGGCCCACTGCCAAGAACTCAAAACCCTCTATGGTGAAGATGTGCTGGTAGCCTTTATTGGTCCCTGTATTTCAAAAAAGGCGGAGGCCGATACGTTTAAGGAACTTCTTGAAATAGCGATAGATTTTACCGATCTCCGACACTGGTTGGAGGAAGAGCATGTTTTCCCCCATCTTTTAGGGAAGGCCCCAGAGGATACCCCCTTTTTACCGGGTTGTGCGGGGCCCGGCCTCCTGTATCCCCAGGAGGGAGGCATGATCGAAGCGATCCTTGCCCACGGCGGAGATCCTGCCATTCATTATATGAGTTTTTGCGGCATGGACGCCATCGATGATGCCCTGGAAGAGCTGGAAAAGGCGCCCCTTTCCCGACCGGTATTTCTGGAACTTTTAGCCTGTCCCGGGGGCTGCATCAATGGACCCCGAACCCGGAACCGCCGGGGAATAGTGCGAAAACGGCTCCTCATATCCTCCTATAGGACAACTCGCCTCGGGAATTCCATTACCGCCGGTGGGAAGTCCCTACCTTTCTCCCTCGAACGCCGGTGGACTATCCCCACCGTAAGCCGACCGGAGTTTTCGGAAGAGGCCATTCAGAGGGCCCTGCGAGAGACGGGCAAATACAGCCGGGAAGATGAACTTAACTGCGGCGGTTGCGGCTACGATTCCTGCCGGGACTTTGCCCAGGCCATGCTTCGGGGTCAGGCCGAACAGGGTATGTGCGTTTCCTACATGAGAAAACTGGCCCAAAAAAAGGCCAATAGCCTTATAAAGGCTATCCCTGCGGGGGTAGTCATCGTTGACAGGGACCTGCGGATTGTCGAGTGCAATCGCCATTTTGTGCAACTTTTAGGGGATGAGGCGGAACAGCTCTGGGAAGCCAAACCGGGTCTCGAAGGGGCAGACCTTACGAAACTCTGCACCTTTTATCGGTACTTCCAGGATATTCTCGGGGTGGCTGACACAATAGAACGGGACATTCGACAGGGGAAGCGGATAATCCACGGGAGCTTTTTCACCATCGAACAGGGACAATACGCGGGGGGAGTTTTTCAGGATATCACGGCCCCCTGGGTACAACGGGATAGAATCGTAAGCCAGGCGAGGAAGGTTATCAACAAGAACCTTGCGGTGGTTCAGAAAATAGCCTTTTTACTGGGAGAGAACGCCGCCGAAACAGAAGCCACCCTTACTTCCATCATTGCGTCCTTTGATAGCCCTAGCCACGATATGCCGAGCGCCACCCCAAAAACAATGGCACCGCAACTCCCGGGGGAAAGCCATGCATAATACAATTTCCCTGGCAACAGCCACAAAGCCCCCTCAGGGCCTTTCGCCTTTTGATGAAACGACCGCACCTTCCGCTCCCCACGAAAGACCTGGGCCCTGCCTGGACGAGCTCTTTATCGAGGTTGGGTATTATCAAGAAAAGAAACATGGCCAGGGGGCCGCGGGGGATGTATTCCTTTCTAAAAAAACAAGCGATGGGCACCTTATTTCGGTGCTGTCCGACGGGCTTGGTTCGGGGATAAAGGCAGGGGTCCTGGCCACCCTTACCGCCACGATGGCAATGCAATTTGTGGCGGAGGATATCCCTATCCAGCGGGCGGCCCGGATCATCATGAAAACCCTGCCGGTATGTAAAGAACGGAACATTAGTTACGCTACCTTTACCATCGTGGATATCGATGGGATGAACCGGGTGCGAATCATAGAATACGATAATCCCCCCTACGTACTGATTCGACAGTCCGTGGAATGTGAGCCGATAAAAAAGATGCTCCTGGTTCATCGCCGGGGCGTACCCAAGAAATCACCCCCTGAACCGTTTACCAATGCCCGGATGTACTATTCGGCGTTTGAAGCCCTGCCGGGGGATCGGCTCATCTTCTTTTCGGATGGCATCCCCCAATCGGGCATGGGGAGTGCCCCCTTCCCCCTTGGATGGGGGAACCCCGCCGTCCATAGCTATATCCAGCAGGAAATAGCAGAAAAGCCTGACATTTCCGCCCGGGAGCTTGCCCAACACCTGGTGTTTCGGGCCCTTTTGCACGATGGATACCGGGCCTTTGATGATATCACCTGCGGCGTTATTTATTTTAGAAAGCCCCGGAAACTTTTAGTGCTTTCCGGGCCTCCCATCGATTCCAACCGGGACCGGGAACTAGCAGACCTGTTTACCCGCTTCCCCGGTAAAAAAATAGTCTGCGGAGGAACCACCGCTACCATTATCGGGCGAGAACTCGGACGACCGGTTCGGGTGTGTCTAAAGGATATCGACCCCGAGGTTCCCCCTGCATCATCCATGGAAGGGGCCGATCTGGTTACCGAAGGGATTATCACCCTGGGGAAAGTGGCGGAGCTCTTAGAACAGGGGCCACGGTTTGATCGATTTCGAGCCAATGCAGCGCTTCACCTGGTAGAGTTCCTTCTGGACTCGGACCACATCGACTTTGTGGTAGGCACCAAGATTAACGAAGCCCACCAGGACCCCAGCATGCCGGTGGAATTAGAAATCCGGCGAAACATCGTAAAGCGTATAGCATCCTTGCTCGAAGAACGGTATCTTAAGAAAACGACCATACGATTCATATGAAGGAGAACATATATGTATCAAGATAAGACCGTAAAGGTGGTGGTTTGTTCGGGAACGGCCTGTTATGTGATGGGTGGTTCAGAACTCTTACTGTTAGATGATCACATCCCTTCTCGATGGAAAGGTCATGTGGAACTGGAAGGCTCGCCCTGTCTTGGTTTTTGCAAAAACAAAACCCAGGGTAAGGCCCCCTTTGCTGTTATCGATGGCGAAGTACTCAGTGAGGCCACCATCCCCGGAATTCTCAAAAAAATAGAAGAAAAATTAGGAGAAACCTGATGCACTACAACAACAATGCGGCCCGGATAAAGCGGGAATTACTGATTCAACTGATTCAACTTGTTCTGGAAGATCGACTGGTAGAAGGGATAGACAGAATCCCCTACGCCATGACCAGCGAACCGGGGTATCAGCCGGTGCGTTGTTGTGTTCACCACGATCGGTCTATCCTAAAAAGCCGGATCCTTGCTCGACTCGGCTTTTCGGTAGAAGATTACGAAGACGACGGAACCCCCCTCGCAACCTATGCCCAAAAGGCCCTGGAGCGAGACTATGTTGAGGGGCCTATCCTTACCGTCCTTGACGAAGCCTGTAACGCCTGTGTAAAAACCCAGTTTCTCGTAACCAACGCGTGTCAGGGATGTCTTGCTCGCCCCTGTATGATGAACTGCCCCAAAAAGGCAGTTTCGGTGGTAGAGGGACGGGCCATCATCGATAAAGAAAAATGTGTGAACTGCGGTATCTGCCAGCAGGTATGTCCCTACCATGCAATTATCAAAATTCCTGTTCCCTGCGAAGAGGCCTGTCCCGTGGGGGCCATTTATAAAGATTCCCGAGGGAAAGAACGGATCGATTATGAT belongs to Treponema sp. J25 and includes:
- a CDS encoding glutamate synthase-related protein, with protein sequence MIEWPKSNDVLGTVNRGTPAESGLCTLCRADCKGKCETWLSSLVGRKLLYPRDYGLTTAGANHVTALGVGYHSLRIQGYLYGTKGMPSGLSKTADDAIFPNVNIETSFGNEIKTKCRMPIMTGALGSTFIAADYWDSFAVGSALVGIPIVVGENVVGIDKKAVIENGKIKVAPELDRRINIYKRYYQGYGAIIIQMNVEDTRNGVAQYVIEKYGNDAIIELKWGQGAKDIGGEIQVKDIEYARFLKDRGYIVDPDPYDPVVVKAYESRAIKSFARHSRLGYTDQNNPEQVREAFMEAVAYLRKIGFKRISLKTGAYGMEALAMAIKFATDAKLDLLTIDGSGGGTGMSPWNMMQHWGIPSIILHAKAYEYCAILAQAGHKVPDIAFAGGFAREDHLFKALALGAPFTKMVCMGRAMMIPGFLGTNIQGVFQPERRAEIKGHWEELPESVKLVGQYPEEIFAGWEAVKNIVGAEEMKNIPYGAIAMYGYADKLACGLQQLMAGARKFNLASISRDDIVAANRETADETGITYMADAQDEAARRILKG
- a CDS encoding PHP domain-containing protein, whose amino-acid sequence is MKANLHFHSRFSDGTQWPSEIVQRAYGAGKGRYELLALTDHDTFGGVPEFLKACAAYDIQGIPAVEIDVVDPHINYKSELLAYFPQGHYQQTAQLLHHICQERQAYVRASLLKAQHHFVRKDLRFEHLLSIKQRGRPEVPAEFFSFNKVDLYYYFKNAGVIPADIEYRAFKKAYLDSRLIAGPSYPKPTCTEVIEQVHRDGGFVVLPHIGHEFEDSWEILKKDQKRFLDMLSYFKNLGIDGIELYWYRNGDTKEINSFVEKVAPNFGFFLTYGSDCHGPDSGKDTLLLFSGNFRGWPAPRISA
- a CDS encoding (2Fe-2S) ferredoxin domain-containing protein, translating into MEQKKHTIVICMGSSCFSRGNSLNAELIQRMIEQGTIRAELQDATVQGKLCEGLCKEGPIVIIDGVVYRQVTPTVLQDLLRGSE
- a CDS encoding [Fe-Fe] hydrogenase large subunit C-terminal domain-containing protein, which codes for MDILNPVYTEKAECQDCYKCVRECTVKAIKVEGGRATIIKDLCVLCGHCVEVCPVGAKRVRNDLPRLEYLLQSGKRVIASLAPSFVTEFPEYTPAQLVAALKKLGFWGVSETARGADLVARQMVTLLEQTQREKNSGAPPILISSACPTVVEYIQKYRPSYAPSIARCDSPLLAHCQELKTLYGEDVLVAFIGPCISKKAEADTFKELLEIAIDFTDLRHWLEEEHVFPHLLGKAPEDTPFLPGCAGPGLLYPQEGGMIEAILAHGGDPAIHYMSFCGMDAIDDALEELEKAPLSRPVFLELLACPGGCINGPRTRNRRGIVRKRLLISSYRTTRLGNSITAGGKSLPFSLERRWTIPTVSRPEFSEEAIQRALRETGKYSREDELNCGGCGYDSCRDFAQAMLRGQAEQGMCVSYMRKLAQKKANSLIKAIPAGVVIVDRDLRIVECNRHFVQLLGDEAEQLWEAKPGLEGADLTKLCTFYRYFQDILGVADTIERDIRQGKRIIHGSFFTIEQGQYAGGVFQDITAPWVQRDRIVSQARKVINKNLAVVQKIAFLLGENAAETEATLTSIIASFDSPSHDMPSATPKTMAPQLPGESHA
- a CDS encoding SpoIIE family protein phosphatase: MHNTISLATATKPPQGLSPFDETTAPSAPHERPGPCLDELFIEVGYYQEKKHGQGAAGDVFLSKKTSDGHLISVLSDGLGSGIKAGVLATLTATMAMQFVAEDIPIQRAARIIMKTLPVCKERNISYATFTIVDIDGMNRVRIIEYDNPPYVLIRQSVECEPIKKMLLVHRRGVPKKSPPEPFTNARMYYSAFEALPGDRLIFFSDGIPQSGMGSAPFPLGWGNPAVHSYIQQEIAEKPDISARELAQHLVFRALLHDGYRAFDDITCGVIYFRKPRKLLVLSGPPIDSNRDRELADLFTRFPGKKIVCGGTTATIIGRELGRPVRVCLKDIDPEVPPASSMEGADLVTEGIITLGKVAELLEQGPRFDRFRANAALHLVEFLLDSDHIDFVVGTKINEAHQDPSMPVELEIRRNIVKRIASLLEERYLKKTTIRFI